A stretch of the Pan paniscus chromosome 2, NHGRI_mPanPan1-v2.0_pri, whole genome shotgun sequence genome encodes the following:
- the LOC100976052 gene encoding cell surface glycoprotein CD200 receptor 1, giving the protein MHCPWRTANLGLLLILTVFLVAEAEGAAQPNNSLMLQTSKENHALASSSLCMDEEQITQNYSKVLAEVNTSWPVKMATNAVLCCPPIALRNLIIITWEIILRGQPSCTKAYRKETNETKETNCTDERITWVSRPDQNSDLQIRPVAITHDGYYRCIMVTPDGNFHRGYHLQVLVTPEVTLFQNRNRTAVCKAVTGKPAAQISWIPEGDCASKQEYWSNGTVTVKSTCHWEVHNVSTVTCHVSHLTGNKSLYIELLPVPGAKKSAKLYIPYIILTIIILTIVGFIWLLKVNGCRKYKLNKTESTPVVEEDEMQPYASYTEKNNPLYDTTNKVKASQALQSEVDTDLHTL; this is encoded by the exons AAGCGGAGGGTGCTGCTCAACCAAACAACTCATTAATGCTGCAAACTAGCAAGGAGAATCATGCTTTAG CTTCAAGCAGTTTATGTATGGATGAAGAACAGATTACACAGAACTACTCGAAAGTACTCGCAGAAG TTAACACTTCATGGCCTGTAAAGATGGCTACAAATGCTGTGCTTTGTTGCCCTCCTATCGCATTAAGAAATTTGATCATAATAACATGGGAAATAATCCTGAGAGGCCAGCCTTCCTGCACAAAAGCCTacaggaaagaaacaaatgagaCCAAGGAAACCAACTGTACTGATGAGAGAATAACCTGGGTCTCCAGACCTGATCAGAATTCGGACCTTCAGATTCGTCCAGTGGCCATCACTCATGATGGGTATTACAGATGCATAATGGTAACACCTGATGGGAATTTCCATCGTGGATATCACCTCCAAGTGTTAG TTACACCTGAAgtgaccctgtttcaaaacaggAATAGAACTGCAGTATGCAAGGCAGTTACAGGGAAGCCAGCTGCGCAGATCTCCTGGATCCCAGAGGGCGATTGTGCCAGTAAGCAAGAATACTGGAGCAATGGCACAGTGACTGTTAAGAGTACATGCCACTGGGAGGTCCACAATGTGTCTACCGTGACCTGCCACGTCTCCCATTTGACTGGCAACAAGAGTCTGTACATAGAGCTACTTCCTG TTCCAGGTGccaaaaaatcagcaaaattatatattccatatatcatccttactattattattttgaccaTCGTGGGATTCATTTGGTTATTGAAAGTCAATGGCTGCAG aaaatataaattgaataaaACAGAATCTACTCCAGTTGTTGAGGAG GATGAAATGCAGCCCTATGCCAGCTACACAGAGAAGAACAATCCTCTCTATGATACTACAAACAAGGTGAAGGCGTCTCAGGCATTACAAAGTGAAGTTGACACAGACCTCCATACTTTATAA